From a single Stomoxys calcitrans chromosome 4, idStoCalc2.1, whole genome shotgun sequence genomic region:
- the LOC131996826 gene encoding uncharacterized protein LOC131996826 — translation MPTPTSGGVVLYNPDWEPSSPRRQIGDTCSSAQSPHRQETRIKKIQSDTITTDSKTKSTLDPQLQHHNNHKCGTQHTTPTNSNIANPPPVKYNVYLLQSTILII, via the exons ATGCCTACGCCCACCTCCGGAGGAGTGGTGTTGTACAACCCGGATTGGGAGCCGTCTTCGCCCAGGAGACAGATTGGGGATACGTGTTCGTCGGCCCAGTCACCTCACAGGCAAGAAACCAGGATTAAAAAG atacaaagtgacacaataacaaccgactcaaaaaccaaatctacactcgacccacaattgcaacatcacaacaaccataagtgcgggacacaacatacaacaccaactaattctaatattgcaaaccccccacctgttaaatacaatgtctatctactacaatcaactatactcataatttaa